The DNA segment ATCATAATTTAGTTTAGTAGGTAGGTAGCCAGTTCTTCCTCGCTATTGCTACGTTGTTCAGATGTGGTCGATGGTGAGTCATTACCACAAATTCCCAGAAACaactttattaactaattataaaaaaaattatataaacctAGCTTGTTATAGCTGGCGTCAATGACACAACCGTGGACCACGACATACTCGTAGACTTGGTATCATGTGTGTAAATTATGAAACccatttatttgaattaacacAAATACTAAAAGTACATGACAATAGTACttaattaactatataaaatgttgcTAATATCTTTTAAAGCTAGTTAACAATATgctcaataataaatactacttGAAAATCAATGAATCTAGAAAAGGTATTGTAAGTAGGTCAGAGAGGAATGCAGAGCGCGTACCAACTCCACATCAACTTTCAATATGCGTGGGTCATATCATTTTGTCAAAAATGACGAACATGAAACTTGTCTCTTGTcaggaatttaattaaaaatcgaaatGAATCAGTGTTACCGTTACGATCGGCTATCGGCTGTACCGTTAACACACGGAGGCAGAAGCGAGGACTGACATAGCTTTCCACTCAAATCACCGGACCGACTGACGCTTAATTTTCCAGTAGGTAAAAGTACGATTAGGacatttattagaatttcaatgtattaattaacattaaatatgatCTTTAACTTATACACAAGTGGTCCTGTCTCGGTGAAAGTGTTCTAGTTGAGGAGTCATTGTTTCGGTGACCTTGTGCAGGTCATGAGATCTGGGACACTTACTCTGTGATAGTCTGTCTCTCAGAGCCAGTGTCGACTGCCGTCGGCAGTTAGCTTTTTTACCTTTCTTTTTAACTTTTAGTAAGCGAGATGCCCTCTTCGGACACTCCATTTACGTCTCTAAACAGACgattaatcataatatatttaagaataaggAAGATTTctcaacaaaataataaacgcgAGGTCAAAGTTGCAATGTTTTGACAATACGGAAGGTTGCGGCTGAACAATGATGttacataaatgtattgaagAATTTGACTAAACGATTAGAATAACCTGACATTGAACGAGATTAGAGGCCAATAAAGCCACTTATGCTCTTCACTTTGAATAATACAAGTCGATTTTTCAATTACTTCCCATCGATCTAAGAAAAACTTTAGAGGCAGAATTCTGAAAGATGTTGGCTCAGATTTAGCTACCGGCCATCCGGTCCTGGCTCGTTCATCCGTCGGTTGTTTCAATTACGAACCGCGTAAAATTATGTCAAGCGGCGACCTCGGCTACTTAACGTTTGTCTTAGAATGAAATCATTGTTGCCTTTCTTTAGGGTAAACTCTTTTTCATAGAGACAGAAATTATGAATTACCATGAAGATTAACGGTGTTATGCGATTAACTGATTGTCTTAAAGCCAAAACATTTAGAGGCAATTTGcctataaaaagaaattttcaATTAGACAGACACAAAGTGGTGTTTGCCATGCCCATGCCCCAATGGGGGGTTGCGAATAATTTGTCAGTTTGCtctatgaatatattttatgttatctaTCGAAATGAAACCATAATGAATCCAAATTCTAGTATGTCATGTGTAACTGGGAAAACCTagtgatttgtttttgtattcgCTTCTCGTACTTTTGTGAAGGTCGTCGCTAATGTCACCAGGTCTTACAGTATTAAAACTCGTAGGcaataaagcaatattttaatttgacataatatatatttaacagaaCGTGAATGAACGAgcgaaatcaatattttttagaaataaccCTGTAAGACTTAGAAgtcaaatgtttttaaaaataaataaaaaaaagtaatatttccTCGCTGAGGACAGGATTCGAACCTGCGCGGGTAGAACCCATTGGATTTCAAGTCCAACTCCTTAACCACTCGGACACCTCAGCTGCGATACTTCTAGCAAATTATCTATAAACATATTTGGCACCGACTTTGGTCCATACAATATCTATCTAGCTATTATTGAATACTTAATTTTTGATTAACGCGTTTATCCCTATATTTCATTCACAAAATTTTAGATGCGTTTTCAAGTCCAAACATCCTCGCAGAACACAAgttgtattttatacatagtGAAATCGCAGTCTTAGTCTTAGTAGAATTGGTGATTGAATTGGTTGAAGACATTATTTCCTCATTATCAGTGCATCGTCGCATGCAGGCGTTGTGCGTATTTGTCAATGACCCACTTCAATACAATTACGAGCGCACATACCACCGAAATGCCTAATCTCAATACATGCGTCCTTATTAATGAGCACTAAGGTCTGATGTTGTTTGAAATGTAAAGGCTTTTTTACTTCGGATTATAAACgagtatacatatatatcaacAGTGCAAATGGAACATTGATCTATTGGATGTGTTCTGAAGGATCTAAATTACTTAGTTTTTCACGTATTCGCAAAGTTAAATTGAGGATTTGGCGTATCCGCTAGCTAGTATCCGTACTAGTCTGCAATTGCTTCAAATCGACTTAATCTACTTTTGTTACACTTTCAGAATATATTTATCCGGATAAACACCTACTGGTGTCGCTTGTATTTGTAATCAGTGACTATTGTTCCGAGGCGTCCTTATTAAAACACAATCCATGATAAGTGTGCGTCGTATGTTGACATTATTGCGTATAACGATGACTCTAGATAGCAAAACTTGTTAAATTCATCCACTTTTTAAAGTAGCGAGGATGTTAGGATGTGTCATCGCTCATAACGGTGCTTTGCCTAGACGTCAGTAGTGACAGCGTTGAGACGTTTAAATGTTGCATTATTGTTTCTCGCAAATACGCCATAATTTATCACGGTGAATACGCATTACGTCTCGTTTCTGCCTATTTACTGTAATTTGTTCGTTCTATGAATTtgattagttttaatatttctttggcGACTATTACTAATACAGAGAGCTTAAACCTGCCACCGTCAGTTTACCCTAAAATTGTAATGATTTCATCTCACGTCACAACGCTCCACACCGCTGAGCTGACTCACCTGATGATCGCATTACTTTTTGCTCATCTTTTTTCAACTAAATTAGTAAACGTAGTTCCACGGACCGGTTCAGAAACTTCTTgcaattgtatatttaatcatCAATTTTAGGATGTTACAAATAGACGCATCCTAGAAATGTGGGTACTtaatcttttgttttgttaagtATGATTAGATTTTGTATGAATACATACTTTTTAAAGGCATTTAACTcgattcttaaataaaaataagttaattcATAGAATGGCTCTATCTTCTGGCGAACTGAAGTTGTCAACGGTGTGATACAAGTggctaataaatatttataggagATTCTTATTCTTGTGTAGGGCCAGTAAATCACATACCGTCCGCACACGGACACAACCTTAGGTAATATTCTAAGTAGGTTACGTCATGTGAATTACGATGAAAGCCTTATAGCCACTGCGACGTACCGGAGGACATTTGGCAGGCTCCGCACTGAATGTTGTTCCATCCTCTTCGAGTTATGAACTATCGTGGACTTATCTGTAACCAGGTTATAAgatgtcatatatatatacaatcaaCAATCTGACTCAAAGTTGGGAAGTTCTCAGGGTCCTTGTCACGCGAACAGTTTTGTTGTGTTTCTTCCTTTGTGTTTATGTTACCTACGGTTAATTTGAGTCCAACATTTTGGTAAGTTCGTCTCTCTGTCTAAAATATGCCTCATGAAACCAACTAGACAGTCTGCAAGTGTGACGCTCACGCATGCGTCGTTTGaatgttaaaacaaatgaatttaCTGACGTATGGCCAGCGATGGCGCTTACTCGACGCCCATTCACAACAAACGAATGTTTCTTCATTGTCatcatatttagttttatttatttttaatataacaatatacagAACACATAAACATTTACgacttatttaatatcaatataatgTTAGCCGATAACTTTGTTCGAGagagtattatatatacacggtttatttttatatccgaGATTTGTGATCAAACACTAACGTATCGATGAAGGTTCTAGAGGTAGgaggtttttttaaataggtctATTGGTTTCTGAATGATTAATTCATATTGcgaataaacaacaaaaaacaacCATTTAAACGCGGACAAACCATTTCAATAGAActcataatgtatgtaatcttttatattacaatttgaaataagataaataaatactttgcgatcgtaaaaagttaatatttcattgtaatattttatttcttgatatgTCAGTTCAGATAAGGTATAGGCACCGCAAGCTACGAATTTTAtcatagttaatattaataataaaattagaatttaatgATGAAAGCAGAGCTTGTCGCTTAACACGAGGCAATCAAACGTTgattataaaatgataaaaactaataaaggGTGTTCAACGACTTGTCACGGCCGGCGCCGGCGCGGGCGCCTCCACCAGCACTCgactttttcatttttttattttcagttcACTGATTCGGAGCGATTCACattcatttacataaaaaaatatttgacatacattacgattatatcaataactgttttataatatattttgtataatgatGTAAGTTTGCGAtagtttgtaatatttttcttccaGAGTGTATTTGACCAGAAAGTACCCAATAAGAACTAAAAGCAAAATAACTTGTAGCTATATACGGTGTTATGTAAGAGTAAGATTATAATGTTATTGAACAATAGCGTGAAATCGGTAACTTTCCCGCGCCGGGTGCGCTCGCGCTGGTCGACAGAGGATTGGCTCACGTCTATTCACTATTGATTCATTTATGTTCAGAATTATGCCTCTTCACCTTCATTGTGCTATCACTTTATGTTTCGTTTGAACCCAATacttataaaatcttaaattcgACTTCGGGCTTAAACctaattcaaacaatttaaacgACGTCAAggacattatttaataactaattcACATTATGTCGTACCGGAAATAGAACTACAACGTGCCTAAAAACAGCGTGTGAAGCACTTCGTAGGTGGACAATACTCATTAATTAACTAAGTTTGTGGTCCGCAATGAAGAGTCGCGACCTGCGGATGTCGTGGGATTCTATGAACTATTTTTATCCCAAGTCAGCGGGATGCGAGTGCACCCAGCTCTGCAGCCATTATCTCGATTGCTCTCGGAATAGATCTGTAATCATGCATAATGCAATTCCCTACATGGATTACGTTATTTTTTGCAAGTTTCATTCCAAGTCAATTGCTTCGATTTGTTGGACTGTAAGTGTGCGTTCCTCGAcgaaagaaaaaagtaaaCCAGTCGGTTAATGAGATCCGgacatagataatataaaataaattttcgatACTTAACTTTGAGCCGGCTTCGTTTAATTGTCAAGTTGTGATTGCTAAACTCAAGAGTATACTCAGTTTTGGTTCACTGCAACGGTATTTCTCATGTCATGTGAACTGtaaattgcttttaaaatgATGAATTCCAAATAATGCAACGACCCTTAAAATTTCTGTGGATCATAAAACATGACACGTATTTATTCACCCACActcatacattattaattattagtagacataatataatttttatacatgaTTGTATTAAAGAGTACTGAATGATCGTgtgatttctatttatttttaaatttaattgcttttaaCACTTAAGAGCGAACTGTAGTgttgatatataatattgaatctGTTAATTTGCTAGAGAGGAGCGGTTCAgcatataaactttattttaatattacataagcGCTAGCTTGCAGGATTAGGTTTGAAGACGAAATAATATgtttgaatagctagacttTCACACGGAAGTCTGTGGGGCGAATGTCGAACCCACGGCCATCATTCAATTGGGACGATTGAATGATTGACCGGACACTCGGTCACTGCGCCGAGGCCGTCTGCACACCGATGACTCTCGCTAGAAATATGTATTGCTATAGCACATACAGATCGTACATCTgttctacaaaaatatagtTGATACTATAAAATCCGGATAAAGCTTTTCTGCCTTATTCCATCGGTCATACTTAATTCATCCGACAAGTAGTTTCGAGGATTAGCTATAAGCACagtgcttaaaataaaaatgaaatctgaaGCTGGACATAGGTCTTATAACTGCGCCGGCCTAgaatatctatattaaatgGGTCGTGGGTTCGATTTCGGTGAATTGAGACGCGACAGCTTGAAAGTGAAAGATGTGCAATTGGTGCTTGAAGCACTTTATCAATATAAGCATCAATTCGTTCTCATTTATTTCGTTTTAGATTTATTGATACTCGTCAGGCCGTCACTCACATGTCTGtttgttaatttgtattaaaatgtattatgatCAGTTAAGAGCATATGTTGGCGAATGAGAACCAAagctgtataatatttttgtaattacacTTATTAAACAATGGAAAACACACTTTCTCCTGTGTAAGTGATAATAATGCTTTGGTCCGACTGCGACTTAAATTGCTGTCAAACGTTAATCGCTATACGAAcgagtaaaaatatatacatagcaGTTTGCAATTGAGCGAGTTACGTCAGGTATCTCATCTATCGGGGTTATTGACTAGTGCATCGCTGCTTTTTTGCAGGGAAGCCTGCGTTTGCACATTCTCGATCCCCGGCCTGAGATCCAGAGCGATAGCTATATCTCTATCGTAGCTAAAACTAAAACCCAGTTACATTTTGCATCTAAGATAAGATTCAGTCCTTGATTCTTTTGCGACACACGTTTTCggttaactttttataaaaaaatgtttttgtttgttccAGATCAAAAGGCGGCATGGGGTCGTCAAGATATTGCTTAAGTTTGTTTGTGGCGTTGCATATCACTCTCTCTGATGCCGGTTAGTATTTTTACCGATGGTATTTTAGTGCTCTAATTATTATTCTCCTAGAGTTTTCTTACATGATAAAACTTTCCTAGAAATTATTAGCAatgcattataatatataactgttaaaaaaactagaaattaacatacataatattatacttgCATTACAGCTATATGAAAGTTATCAAGTTTCAATTTCGACTTGTTTTTTTGGACTATTTATAATCTAGGTCGCATTTTATTTGCAGACGTTATAATGAGGCATGTTCGTTCGCGATTAGGTAACTTGTCGTTTATCGCTAATTAGAATAGGACGGATGTACAGACAGGTATGCGATTCCCATGCTTACTAGACATGGGTCTAGGGGGTGCGGGTCGTGGGGGGAGGTGCGATCGAGCCGGACCGGCGGCATTCCTCGCGTGACTCAGTCGGCGTTGTGGTATGTGACTACCACCGCTTTATTTGCGGCATCTGGTAGGATAACCAAGGTCGCGCAGCAAGGGTGAGTCTTCAGGGATTTGGCCGCCACAACGCGGTCGAAAGGAGTTTTAAATCCAAATTGTCTTCTTTCTTGCGCTATCCTATGTAGTGAGGTCTAGAGTTAGATGGAAGAAGAGGAATGCGAACTTCTTTCAACTGAAAGtgattttattagaaaaatattagttgAAGATCGGTTACCATGAAAAGCAAAGAGACGTGGGGACGAAGAGAACGTATTTAGTTGCGCCATTGTCAATTGTTGTTCACTAATTCGAGAcgctaattattttgaatgcGACACATTTCTTTGTCTTCTTCGGCGTGTTTATTTTGTCTGTTTGACGTCTATTATTATCGAGTTACTAATTGCTTTCTTCCGTTTTAATTAGTCTTTTAAATCATTGTAAGCACTTGGTCTTGCAAtataaagtaagtaaaaatattttaattatttcgagACGTCTTCAAAACTGCCTAAGTGACGGAAAGTGCAAGTATCCTTCGTTACTTAAGATatggatatattttatttcttttgtcCTATAGTCTTCTGTATATGGCTGAAAATGCCAATGAAAGGTGTGAAGTCCTATCTTTTTAAACTGTTTCTACTACACGTTGCATCACTTCACAGGCATTTCCGGTCATAAGCTTATCAACTTTATGCCATTTCGTCCGTCGTCGTGGAAGTATTGTGGGGCAAACGTGACAATTGCGTTCCCTGCTTATCGCTACCACGTACTCAGCTATTACGTACTGGTTCTTTTTACACTGTTAGTTTTCTCTTATAAATGATCATAGCATATTAGTGAGGGTGCTTACCAAAGGGTAATCAAGGCATTCATATTAAGGCTATCGGACCCTCTAccgtattaaattatttttatttaattatttcagtaaAGCGTCAGTCTTCACGATGGTATTAATATGTGGCGCTAATCGTGACGAAATATgattaagtaatataaactTGTACATAAGCcggaaaattatatatttagcgAAATAACTGCGACAGGAAGGCTGTGACGGagtaattaatgattttaacatGTGTTTGTGCGCGGCGCCACTGCTGGCTTTGGAAAGTTATGTCTTGaatttgtgtttgtttttgCACGTTTATTTCACGATAAGTAACATGACATTGATACGGTGGAAAGGCCAGTATAATATGCATGATATTAATCCATTGTAATAAACATcacaattacaaaatttcGATGTTGTTAGGTATACTACAAATTCATTATAAGGTAAAGTCGTATCATccctattataaaaataatagcagCTACTATTATTCCCTATCGTTCCGTGTAGAAACACGAAACACTTAGGGAATAATAGTACGGGACGAAGGTCTATCGATCGTTGGCGTGTCACCTTGTATCTCTCACCGCTCTACCCATGCCCGACTACAACGAAATTATACGGTATTACGTAAATGTACGCGATATTCGTGTATGGAATTAAGGTAACTAATGATATACTAAGAATACGCTACGAAAGTtacttagaaaaatattataaaccaaTGAGTTTTAGATTAAAGAGTGGAGAAGTTTTctacggacgtcgaggtaTCTCAGTTGTCATAAGAATCACTAcagatcattttttttataaagaacacTTATTACGGACTTTCAATGAAAGTCAAGCGACTCAATGTCTTTTTCTCTGTTCATAATATCTGATGGATTTATGTTAtggaattatttcatttatttgttacgAGCCAGTGCCCGCGACTTCTTCCGCCtgaatataagttttattgaaGCGATAGAGTGCACTATAGTCGTATTCAAAGATGGAAAGTAAAAGAGTCTGGCGTAGCAGCATAATCTATGCCGTCGAGGCTGAGAGGCCGTCGTAGCACGCATTCTCATTCTTAACTCATGTCTTTGCAAGTACCAGGCTAACGtctgattttaaatattactatgaGATTACAATCCCTTCGTTCTCTTTTGCATCTTTTTTTTTGATGATGCACATCAAAAGTAAAGAGCAAGATACGATGGTTAGGTCAAACGCGAACGCAAGAGAACGATGGACGACGTAATATGATGCCGGGTGATACGCAATATTCCAGGAGGAGAACACTCCTACGAGAACGGAGACGGTCGGTCTAAGAAAGTTTAGTAAGTGGAACACATCAGTATTAACGTGTTCGACTCATAAGTCCACAGTTACATAAATTGGGTCGAATAAGGTATGTTTATTTAGCAAACGTTAGATTCCTGCTCGCACTTCGCAGTGGCGCACGCGCGCTCATCCGTGTGTGAAACGTTACACATGCGTTAGTGTGCAACATGCACCGGTGACGTAATCAAACAAAATCTtcattttgtaacatttacttTTACTGCGATAGCAATATTATTGAAGTTAACGCGAgcctgatttttttaataacgtgTACAACATTTTAAAGTTTGATTATTAAAGACGTAATTAGAAGTAGGAACCTATAATATAGTTTGCGAAAGCAAGCTTAGGCAAGCTTAGCTTAACCTCCGAACGGATATGAACAGATACCTAGTAAGCAGCTATAATTTGAAAACATGCCGTTGTTGACTCACAGATGAGAAAGGATGTCGTGTTGTTATAAATGAAAGTATGCAAAACCATCAATATTGAGCGCGCTCTTACGGTCGCTGGATCTAGAACAGAAACACCTATTACGTTCACATTTCATTCTTATCGATCGCGATTTACTACATAACTAACATTCTGCATTCAATGATGTCTGTCAAAGCTGAAATAAACCTCGTAACCCAACAAAAAGATTAGCAGAAAGACACGCTCACCAAATGGTGAacgcaaatgcgttgccaTGTGCATTTGTATTACCTACGTATTTTTATGCaaactaaacatttataaatcgCCTCAGTgctatttaatatgtaaagcTTGTTTTTGCTTTACGTAATGAATTTAACGatacttgtttatttttaggtCCCGTGGGCCCATTGCCAAATGTGACAAGTGTGGATTTGGGACTAAAAGAGGGTTGGTAACTTATATTATGATGTAAACCTGCAAAtactgaatataataattgatacgTTTTGTGATAAATAACTCGCTCTAAAGATGTTACTCTCCCGTAGGCAGCTGTGCCTTAGGCGATGTGGTGTACTTACATGGAGACCAGTTCCCGGGTACAAACCCTTGTGAACACTGTGCGTGCACAGGAGGAGAAGTGCGCTGCGAGAAGCAGCGTTGTGAACCGCGCCCTGGCTGCAAAGCAGTTCATCGCCCCGACCATTGTTGCCCCACCTACCAGTGCggtaagttatatatattattacagagATCTGATCTTCATAAAACTTTAAGGAATCGCTATGAATGACTTCTTCTCGATAATTTCAGAGTGTGAACAAGAAGGACACGTGTATGGTAACGGCGAAAAGCTCGTCGACCCGCAGGACCCATGCCGTGTGTGTTACTGCCAGGGCGGAGAGGTGGTTTGTCGCCGCATCGCTTGTTTCGTTCGGGACGATTGCCAGCCGCGTCTTGTCCAAGGCCGATGCTGCCCAGAATACGACAATTGCCCTCTCAgaggtattttttttgaataatcaAGGTTGTTCTGTGACTAAGTTTTGGATcagaatatatgtataacctAGGTTAAAATAACTCTTATTTCTAATCTTATAAGTAAcaacatattacataaatttcaGGTGTGACATCAGTACACGGAGTGACGCAAGTTTCGACCACTTTGCCGCCGAAACTGAACACGAGTGCTGTGCTCCCTCCTCCCGGACCTATCAAACCAGGTTTCACAATCAAGGAGATCACCCCGGTCTCGGAAATTCCAGTTACGGACGTTAAAGTAAAAGAGATATTACCTTCACCGAATATGGATGTCGATGAATATTCTTCCTCCAAATCTCCATTGATTCCACGTGAAGTTACTTCCGAGACAAGCTCAATTGTTGATGCAAACGTTAAGGCAAAACTTCCCGTAAACATTGAAAAGCCCGAACAAAAGCCTTCACATGAAGAGATTGTACCTAATAATGACAACGGTGACTCGACGCCATCGAAAATAAGTTTCTCCACACAAGATTCAATTAACAGTGAAATTTATCCTTCAAATATTCCCTCCCTAATACTTATGGGCCCTCCCTCTGAATCCATTTCTTTAAACTCTCTGTCCACAAAGAGTCCCGCTCTTGAAGAAGAAGATTCTTCATTATTTGATCACAACCCCGCATTTCCACCAATACCTGACGATCTTTCTGTGCCTGGTAATCATGAAGATGAAATTCTTCCGGAACAACATTTTGACAACGATCAAATATCTGGTATTAGTGATGTAATGGTAACAAATGACAGAATAATAACAGATGCTCCAATTGTTAGAGAATCACCGACAAGTATCTTGTATATGCCAAAGGAACTCGGTGTAACCACTGATAATTTAATAGGTACAGATATTTCAtccgaaaaaaaaaataacaaaatggaACTTTCAAGTACTGATTCTTTGACAACAAAAGAAAATCCTATGCTAAATCTCAGATCGGTATTGCCTACTCAAATCCTTAATATCCCTTCGTTTATTACCGACGAAACCACTGATGATATTGACACCACTACTGATGACTCTGAACTACAATCATCATCTGAAAAGGGCGTGGAAATAGTTAATGATGATGGTTTAGATCACCAAAGTAGTGGCAATGAAACTGATTCAGACTTTCAAACACCAAAATCTAAAGAATTTTTTTCCAGTTATGAATCTAGtactgaaatatatataggtaaccaaCCGAGCTCTATATTAATCGAAACGAGTGATCAAAATCCTCATGATGAGTCTGATAATATTTCGGATAGTATCTTGGCCTCGTCGACGCTACGCGCATTGAACGCGGAAACAGAATCTGATATTACAACTCTTTCTAGAATGGAACCTGGTAAAGAAGcttcatttgaaaatattgaaacaacAGAATTTATGTTTACATCTTTCGGTTCTCAAGAGAGCGCGACTGAGGCGGTAGAGCTAATGAAAATGGCGACTGACACAGACAGAAGCTCCGCGCTCATTAAACCATCTCAAGAAAGAAACATTAACGTGCTAACGGACTTAATCAATCTAGTTGGTGATGTGGCATCCATTAGTGACCATACCGATAATCCCACAAAGTCAGTGGGTGGCTCGACAACAATTTCAGATTCTGAAGAACTGATTCCAGTTAACCTTGGGTATAAGAGTAAAAACAGCAATTGGAATTTGAATTCAATTACTGAAATTCCACATAAAAGCAAAAATGTGCAGACTTCTAAGACGAAAAACGTAGAAATCGAAGACGATGacgaaattgaaaatattaccGATTCTCCGCCACCGAACGATAAAATTGAACCTACAACTAAACGACCCGTCATAGATGACGTGTCTGATGgtaaacaacaaaacattagCGGCTCTGT comes from the Pieris brassicae chromosome 4, ilPieBrab1.1, whole genome shotgun sequence genome and includes:
- the LOC123708030 gene encoding uncharacterized protein LOC123708030; this encodes MYRSKGGMGSSRYCLSLFVALHITLSDAGPVGPLPNVTSVDLGLKEGSCALGDVVYLHGDQFPGTNPCEHCACTGGEVRCEKQRCEPRPGCKAVHRPDHCCPTYQCECEQEGHVYGNGEKLVDPQDPCRVCYCQGGEVVCRRIACFVRDDCQPRLVQGRCCPEYDNCPLRGVTSVHGVTQVSTTLPPKLNTSAVLPPPGPIKPGFTIKEITPVSEIPVTDVKVKEILPSPNMDVDEYSSSKSPLIPREVTSETSSIVDANVKAKLPVNIEKPEQKPSHEEIVPNNDNGDSTPSKISFSTQDSINSEIYPSNIPSLILMGPPSESISLNSLSTKSPALEEEDSSLFDHNPAFPPIPDDLSVPGNHEDEILPEQHFDNDQISGISDVMVTNDRIITDAPIVRESPTSILYMPKELGVTTDNLIGTDISSEKKNNKMELSSTDSLTTKENPMLNLRSVLPTQILNIPSFITDETTDDIDTTTDDSELQSSSEKGVEIVNDDGLDHQSSGNETDSDFQTPKSKEFFSSYESSTEIYIGNQPSSILIETSDQNPHDESDNISDSILASSTLRALNAETESDITTLSRMEPGKEASFENIETTEFMFTSFGSQESATEAVELMKMATDTDRSSALIKPSQERNINVLTDLINLVGDVASISDHTDNPTKSVGGSTTISDSEELIPVNLGYKSKNSNWNLNSITEIPHKSKNVQTSKTKNVEIEDDDEIENITDSPPPNDKIEPTTKRPVIDDVSDGKQQNISGSVENKDIEIITQAYVPTFNKRPTKVVMGNSSEALSGSQLTDSGKATFDTSDEEKDSKHLILTSSHRDAALPPSVEETERPLDGGSLAQ